A window of Candidatus Binatia bacterium contains these coding sequences:
- a CDS encoding cation:proton antiporter: protein MEFFSAQFFILTLALVGVVIIVAALLSGLIDRSDVPQVGVFLALGAMLGPAGLQLLDVSLDSPVLRVVATLALVLVLFTDAVGLSVAEVRRHRLLAALVLGPGTLLSAVLIALAAWWLLDFPPASAAMIGAALASTDPVMLRGLLRRPGLPEPVRLALRLESGLNDVVLLPIILVGMAILSEQHLAGIDSARLGLELFLLGPGAGVAVGLLAIGALELVRRKTGVRRDYESLYSLGVAFAAYAAAEAVHGSGYLAAFSAGLTIAALDVELCDCFHEYGQTTAEMTLLFTFILFGSSLIWRGLLEINATTLFFALVTLLIRPIVFFLSLARTDLDRRSRLLIAWFGPRGLGSLLLILVPVFAGVPGTEPLFVICCLVVLLSVALHGGSLMFLARKACPAVPMTVNLTAASPSAAKDGDAQSPAAGDSDDRMTVEEFRRLGLSGAPVLVVDARSEASFGASAYQAQGALRIPPDQALRRIAELNVPRHTWIAVFCA, encoded by the coding sequence ATGGAGTTCTTCAGCGCGCAATTTTTTATTTTGACCCTGGCTCTCGTCGGCGTGGTGATCATCGTCGCCGCGCTGCTCTCCGGGCTGATCGACCGGAGCGACGTGCCGCAGGTCGGTGTCTTTCTCGCCCTCGGCGCGATGCTCGGTCCCGCGGGCCTGCAACTCCTCGACGTCTCTCTCGATTCGCCGGTCCTGCGCGTCGTCGCGACGCTGGCCCTGGTCCTTGTGCTGTTTACTGACGCGGTCGGCTTGAGCGTCGCCGAGGTGCGCCGCCATCGTCTCCTGGCCGCGCTCGTTCTCGGACCCGGAACCCTCTTGTCGGCGGTTTTGATCGCGCTCGCGGCCTGGTGGCTGCTGGATTTCCCGCCGGCGTCGGCGGCGATGATCGGCGCGGCGTTGGCCTCGACCGATCCGGTAATGCTGCGCGGCCTTCTCAGACGCCCCGGCCTTCCCGAGCCGGTCCGGCTCGCGCTCCGGCTGGAAAGCGGCTTGAACGACGTGGTGCTGCTGCCGATCATTCTCGTCGGCATGGCCATCCTGAGCGAGCAGCATCTCGCGGGAATCGATTCCGCGCGCTTAGGTCTCGAGCTTTTTCTCCTCGGGCCCGGCGCCGGCGTCGCGGTCGGTTTGCTCGCCATCGGCGCGCTCGAGCTGGTGCGGCGCAAGACCGGCGTCAGGCGCGACTACGAGTCGCTCTATTCGTTGGGCGTGGCGTTCGCCGCCTACGCGGCCGCCGAAGCGGTGCACGGAAGCGGCTACCTGGCCGCGTTCTCGGCGGGACTGACGATCGCGGCGCTCGACGTCGAACTTTGCGACTGCTTCCACGAGTACGGACAAACCACGGCGGAGATGACGCTCCTCTTTACCTTCATCCTGTTCGGCAGCTCTCTGATCTGGCGCGGACTGCTCGAAATTAACGCGACGACGCTCTTCTTCGCACTCGTCACGCTGCTGATCAGGCCGATCGTTTTCTTTCTTTCCCTCGCCCGGACCGACTTGGACCGGCGGAGCCGATTATTGATCGCGTGGTTCGGACCGCGCGGCCTGGGCTCGCTGCTTTTGATTCTCGTGCCGGTTTTTGCCGGCGTGCCCGGAACCGAGCCGTTGTTCGTCATCTGCTGTCTCGTCGTGTTGCTCTCTGTCGCGCTGCACGGCGGATCGCTGATGTTTCTGGCGCGAAAAGCCTGCCCGGCGGTCCCCATGACGGTGAATCTCACCGCGGCGAGCCCTTCGGCCGCGAAAGACGGCGATGCGCAATCGCCGGCGGCCGGCGACTCCGACGATCGCATGACGGTGGAAGAGTTTCGCCGGCTCGGGCTATCCGGCGCGCCGGTTCTGGTCGTGGACGCGCGCAGCGAGGCGAGCTTCGGCGCCAGCGCGTATCAAGCGCAAGGCGCTTTGCGAATACCGCCGGACCAGGCGCTCCGGCGAATCGCCGAGCTCAACGTCCCGCGACACACCTGGATCGCCGTTTTCTGCGCTTGA
- a CDS encoding HdeD family acid-resistance protein: MKAEGEMGQDLAAGESFYDLENIKEQMRLRFAVDGLARNWWAVLLRGAVGIVFGHVAVVAPVTSLAALAPMFGVYAFTDGALAVMSALRRRGGRGAWWAIVLIGVVGMGTGLVALAWPGVMEQFSLSELVAPWALVTGVLGMIAAVRLREGIGGEWLLALSGTVSIALGALLALFPNAKEVAVILGIGAYALVFGVLLIALGLRLRSRRPQAPAAAAPEQAWADL, encoded by the coding sequence ATGAAGGCCGAAGGCGAAATGGGGCAGGATCTCGCAGCCGGGGAAAGTTTCTATGACTTGGAAAACATTAAAGAACAGATGAGATTGCGTTTTGCGGTGGACGGTCTCGCCCGGAACTGGTGGGCCGTGTTGCTGCGCGGCGCGGTGGGAATCGTGTTCGGTCACGTGGCGGTCGTTGCGCCCGTCACCTCGCTCGCCGCGCTGGCTCCGATGTTCGGCGTGTACGCCTTTACAGACGGGGCGCTCGCCGTGATGAGCGCGCTTCGGCGGCGCGGCGGCCGCGGCGCCTGGTGGGCGATCGTCCTAATCGGAGTCGTGGGCATGGGAACGGGATTGGTGGCGCTCGCCTGGCCCGGCGTCATGGAGCAGTTTTCTCTCAGCGAATTGGTCGCCCCCTGGGCGCTCGTCACCGGTGTGCTCGGAATGATCGCCGCCGTCCGGCTGAGGGAAGGCATCGGCGGCGAGTGGCTGCTCGCGCTCAGCGGCACCGTCTCGATCGCTCTCGGCGCGCTGCTCGCGCTTTTCCCGAACGCCAAGGAGGTGGCGGTCATTCTTGGCATCGGTGCGTATGCTCTTGTCTTCGGCGTGCTGCTTATCGCGCTGGGGCTGCGCCTGCGATCGCGAAGACCGCAGGCGCCGGCCGCCGCCGCGCCCGAACAGGCATGGGCGGATCTTTGA
- a CDS encoding MBL fold metallo-hydrolase, whose translation MKTTARRTAFGLILWLGAGAANPYFDPAKPHHTPEGFRNLYPHAEKGSFWKWKFEQWRDGVPSAPAGGWNFPLLKPDVAFLKSNRSADTLTWIGHESFLVQLGGLNILADPHLTERASPLSFAGPRRVVPPALDFADLPHIDIVVVSHNHYDHMDKETLARLAAQAGGPPRYFVGLGLKRWFEALDIQTADEFDWWDSRVVQGLTFHFVPVQHWSRRTPWDANKTLWGGWLIESPNFRFFHAGDAGYSRDFADIRARFGPIDLAALPVGGYAPRWFMRIYHLDPDEAVTAHKDLGARFSVGMHWGTFTGLTDEPLDEPPKRLSEALKREGISSGNFFLMRHGETRLLERDGGNSLAIRRVGSGAPTLR comes from the coding sequence ATGAAAACCACCGCGCGCAGGACCGCCTTCGGCCTGATTCTTTGGCTTGGCGCCGGCGCGGCCAATCCGTACTTCGATCCCGCGAAGCCGCATCACACGCCCGAAGGTTTCCGCAACCTCTATCCACACGCGGAGAAGGGCAGTTTTTGGAAATGGAAATTCGAGCAGTGGCGCGACGGGGTGCCCTCGGCGCCGGCCGGCGGCTGGAATTTTCCTCTTCTCAAGCCCGACGTCGCGTTCCTCAAGTCGAACCGCTCCGCCGACACGCTTACGTGGATTGGCCACGAGAGCTTCCTCGTGCAGCTCGGCGGTCTGAATATTTTGGCTGATCCGCATTTGACCGAGCGCGCGTCGCCGTTGTCCTTCGCCGGTCCCAGGCGTGTCGTTCCGCCGGCGCTCGATTTCGCCGATTTGCCGCACATCGATATCGTTGTCGTCTCGCACAATCACTACGATCACATGGACAAGGAGACGCTGGCACGGCTGGCGGCGCAGGCGGGAGGACCGCCCCGTTACTTCGTCGGCTTGGGCCTCAAGCGATGGTTCGAGGCGCTCGACATCCAAACCGCAGACGAATTCGACTGGTGGGACAGCCGTGTCGTCCAGGGCCTGACGTTCCACTTTGTTCCGGTGCAGCACTGGAGCAGGCGGACGCCGTGGGACGCCAACAAGACTTTATGGGGCGGCTGGTTGATCGAATCGCCGAATTTTCGCTTTTTCCACGCGGGCGACGCCGGCTACTCGCGCGATTTCGCCGACATCCGCGCGCGCTTCGGCCCGATCGATCTCGCCGCGCTCCCTGTCGGCGGTTACGCGCCGCGCTGGTTCATGCGGATCTATCACCTGGATCCGGACGAAGCGGTCACAGCTCACAAGGATCTCGGCGCCCGCTTTTCGGTCGGCATGCACTGGGGAACGTTTACCGGTCTCACCGACGAGCCGCTCGACGAACCGCCGAAGCGGCTGTCCGAGGCGCTGAAGCGCGAGGGGATATCGTCCGGGAATTTTTTTCTCATGCGCCACGGCGAGACCCGGCTGCTCGAACGCGACGGCGGGAATTCGCTTGCGATCCGTCGGGTAGGCAGCGGCGCGCCAACTCTTCGGTGA
- a CDS encoding Hsp20/alpha crystallin family protein — protein MATETQTIPVRIYNADEHIVLAAPLPGLEPENISVTIAGNKVEIKGEERGPGQHRRDVILDEWTIGPYYRKVSLPEAVDGRLTNATYGNGVLVLSMPKQKKDNPAAGVNFQLHPIEATRGERIGHAGMDVHPTASSEHEKKHEAEKRTSRD, from the coding sequence ATGGCAACCGAGACACAAACGATTCCGGTTCGGATTTACAACGCCGATGAGCATATCGTCCTGGCCGCGCCGCTTCCCGGGCTGGAGCCGGAAAACATTTCTGTGACGATTGCGGGGAACAAAGTGGAGATCAAAGGCGAAGAGCGCGGGCCCGGCCAGCATCGCCGCGACGTGATTCTCGACGAATGGACCATCGGTCCCTACTATCGCAAAGTTTCGCTTCCCGAGGCGGTGGACGGCCGACTGACGAACGCGACGTACGGAAACGGCGTGCTGGTTCTTTCGATGCCGAAGCAGAAAAAGGATAATCCGGCCGCCGGGGTCAACTTTCAACTCCATCCGATCGAAGCCACGCGTGGCGAACGGATCGGCCACGCCGGCATGGACGTTCATCCCACCGCGTCGTCGGAACACGAAAAAAAGCACGAAGCCGAAAAGAGAACATCACGGGACTAG
- a CDS encoding DNA starvation/stationary phase protection protein: protein MANAAAHRHASQPAERDRAGEPIKSFPAPKPLATPTDLKPEEVRAVVEAVNPLIADAFALFVKTKNFHWHVASSHYRDYHLLLDEQAQSIFASIDPLAERVRRIGGTTIRSVSHIAQLQTIGDDNNEFVPPDRMIQELIEDNRRVAENQRAAIEICDKNRDTPTGNILQELLDETEKRIWFLYEISTGGKNER from the coding sequence ATGGCAAATGCCGCCGCACATAGACACGCTTCCCAGCCTGCCGAGCGCGACAGGGCAGGCGAACCGATCAAATCTTTTCCGGCTCCGAAGCCGTTGGCGACGCCGACCGACCTCAAGCCGGAAGAAGTCCGCGCCGTCGTCGAAGCGGTGAATCCGCTGATCGCCGATGCTTTCGCCCTTTTCGTTAAGACGAAGAACTTTCACTGGCACGTCGCCAGCTCGCATTATCGCGATTATCACCTGCTGTTGGACGAGCAGGCGCAATCGATCTTCGCGTCGATCGACCCACTGGCCGAGCGCGTGCGCCGCATCGGCGGCACGACCATCCGGAGCGTGTCGCATATCGCCCAGCTTCAAACCATCGGCGACGACAACAACGAGTTCGTGCCGCCGGACCGGATGATTCAAGAGCTGATCGAGGACAACCGCCGCGTTGCCGAAAATCAGCGCGCCGCAATCGAGATTTGCGATAAAAACCGCGACACGCCGACCGGAAATATTTTGCAGGAACTTCTCGACGAGACCGAAAAGCGCATCTGGTTTCTTTACGAAATCAGCACCGGCGGTAAGAATGAACGCTGA
- a CDS encoding threonyl-tRNA synthetase editing domain-containing protein translates to MKLLCFQAKQFRWKTHSKTLAEVPDREAEESVAEALVIFLHAEAADENSERRSSLLRQTLKHIKWLANKRGLKNVVLHSFAHLGGESALAPFTETFMNEASQRLRGAGYSVWLTPFGYFCEWDLSVYGDSLAKVWKEI, encoded by the coding sequence ATGAAGTTACTCTGCTTTCAAGCCAAGCAGTTTCGCTGGAAGACGCACTCGAAGACGCTGGCCGAAGTCCCGGATCGGGAAGCCGAAGAGAGCGTCGCCGAAGCGCTGGTGATTTTTCTCCATGCCGAGGCCGCCGACGAAAATAGCGAGCGGCGAAGCTCGCTGCTAAGACAAACTCTCAAGCACATCAAGTGGCTGGCGAACAAGCGCGGGCTCAAAAATGTCGTGCTCCACTCTTTCGCCCATCTCGGCGGCGAGAGCGCGTTGGCGCCGTTCACGGAAACTTTCATGAATGAGGCCAGCCAACGTCTCCGCGGCGCCGGCTACTCGGTATGGCTCACTCCTTTCGGTTATTTCTGCGAGTGGGATCTGAGCGTCTATGGCGACAGCCTGGCGAAGGTGTGGAAGGAGATTTAG